The DNA sequence AGGGAACTTGTAATAGGACTGGACATTGGAACTACGAGTGTGAAAGCGGTTGTTTTTGAAACAAAGGGAGCGATTGTTGCGGAAGCTGAAGAATATATCGAAACCATTCACCCAAAGAGCGGATGGTCAGAGCAGAAGCCGGAGGCAATAGAACAGGCTGCGGTTCTTTCGCTTGCGAAAGCGGTTCAGAAAGCGGATATCCAGGAAGGGGAATGGACAGCGGTCGGCATTTCTGCAGCGATGCATTCACTGATCTGCCTGGATGAATCAGGAAATCCTTTGTCTAATGCGATTATCTGGTCAGACGGCCGAGCATCGGATGAAGCAGAAAGTCTGCGCAAAAACGGCGGGGATCAGGTATATCAGAATACAGGAACTCCCATTCATCCAATGACGCCGCTTACGAAACTGATGTGGATGAAGAATACAGGTTATGAGCCTTATGAACAGGCAGCTTCGTTTGTATCGATTAAGGAGTATATTACCCGGAAATGGTTTGGAGAGACTTACATAGATTACGCAATGGCCTCAGCTACCGGAATGTTTAATATTCATTCATTTGAGTGGGACGAGAAAGCCCTGAAGCTTGCAGGAATTGACCGCAGCCGGCTCGGTACGATAAGCGGCCCGGAGACGGTGCTCCACGGTATGAATGAAGCAAAAGCACTGGCAGCAGGAATTCCACAAGACCTTCCTTTCGTTCTTGGAGCGGCAGATGGACAGCTGGCTAACCTTGGAGAAGGGGCGATTGAGCCTGGAGAAGCGGCTGTTTCTGCCGGTACGAGCGGCGCGATCCGCCAGTTTATGAAAGGGACCCGTGTCAGTAAAGATATGTCCACTTTCAGCTATGCTTTTTCAAAAGACCTGTCGATCGTCGGCGGACCGACAAACAATGGAGGAATCGTGATTCAGTGGCTGAAAGATCTTTTTAAATTTGAAGGGAGCCACGAGGAATTTTTAGCCCTTGCTGAGGAAACGGAGCCGGGAGCCCAAGGCCTTCTTTTCTTCCCTTATATTAACGGAGAACGGGCCCCATTATGGGATCAAAGAGCAAAAGGGAATTTTTCCGGCGTACAGCTGGAGCATAAACAGCCGGAGTTTGTGCGCGCCGTGCTGGAAGGCATTACGTTTAACCTTTATCAAATAGGAAGGTCCCTTGACGAAGCAGCAGGCGAAACGACTAAGATCTGTGTAAATGGAGGCCTTGCCCGTTCGAAAATATGGGTACAGATTTTAGCGGACGTATTCGGCCGGGATATCCATCTTTCCGAGTCGCATCACGGAGCCGCATGGGGAGCTGCCTGGACCGCCCTCGTTGCTACTGGACGCGCTTCCTCTTATGAAGAAATTAAAAACTACCTGCCAAAAAGTGAAATTGTTCCCGCAAACGAAGAACGTCACCGGCAGTATAAGAAGATATATGCCCGCTACGAGAAAATAGGCCGGGACATCGTCAACCACTTTTAGCATTCCGCTTTGTTAGTGTTGTGATGAAAGCGCACGTTTATCGCTTACCTGTTTTATTTTCAAGGCAGCCAAAAAAAAGATACAGAGCCTTCTGAAGAAGATCATACCTGACGAGGAAGCCCTGTCATAATAAGGGGCTTTCTTTTTATGATTCAGCCGGTCTGGAAAGGAGTAAAAAATTGAATCATTCAGGCAGATATCTTTTCATAGTCTACACCTTCGTTTTAATAATCTATATTGCTAATATTTTTCTGGAGATTCGGCTTCTGGACGACTTTTTAAACATTTCCGCAGTTATTCTGCTGATCATATCGTTTCCGGGAGCGCCCCGCCTGTTTAAAATTCTCGGCACAGGCTTTATGGCTGTCGGGTTTTACTTTCACTTTTCGGTCGGGGGCACCCTTTGGGAAATCCCCTCACTGCTGACAGATAATTATAGTCTGTTAGGCCTGCTGCTAATGCTTCCTTGGATGAAAAGTGTGGTGGAAAGCGGTCGTTTTGACCGGCATATTGCGCGGATTCTGGAGAGAAAAGCCGGAGATCTGGGCATGCTTTATCCTCGAAGTCTATTCACATCAGTACTGTTAACTTCGTTTTTAAATTTATCTGCGGCGCCCATAACGCAGGGGGTGCTGAGAAAAAATTTAAAAGATATGAGCCAGCGCGTAAGGAACAGCTTCATCAGTAAAGCTTCACTTCGCGGTACATCAATTGCCCTCGTATGGAGCCCGCTGGAAGTGCTGATAGCTTTGACGATTTTCATTACCGGAGCAGCCTACGTGGAGCTTCTGCCCTGGCTTCTGCTTACAGCGCTTTTAATGTTTATTACTGATGCTGTCTGGAACCGGTTTGCCTGGAGAAAATATAAGCTGAATACGGAACATATGCTGGAACTATCGGGAAAAGAAATGAGAATCATCGCCGGAAAAATGATGCATATGCTTACCGCGCTGAGTTTATTTCTGGCAGCGGTCATCATACTCGGGAACATAACCGGGCTGGACTTTATCCTGACAGTAACACTGGTTATTTTTCCTTTTGCTCTCTTGTGGTCTTTCTGGCTGAAGCGTCACAGACGTTTTCTTATTCTCGGCTGGCATACGTGGAAAGAGAAGACAAACAAAATGCAGAACTTTTTCGTGCTGTTTATAAGCCTGTCGTTTTTTGCTAATACGCTTGCAGAAACCGATCTGCTGGAACTGCTGCGCACGCCGATCAATACATTTGCCGATTATCCACTGATTATATTTATGATCATTCAGGGAAGCTTCATTTTTATGAGCCTGTTTGGAGTTCATCCTATCGCTACGATTGGGATTTTGAGCGGTGTCACGCCCGTCATTCTGGAAATTATCAGTCCGATGAGTTTTTCGATTCTCCTCATCACCAGCTCCATTGCGACTCTAACTGTGAATACGTATGGATTATTTGTGCAGATGACAGCGATTAACACAGGCGAAAATCCTTACCGTATTACCTGGAACAACCTGCCTTTCGCAGCTGTCTACTGCCTTATTGGTATGGGAGTGGCTTATCTGCTTCTGTAAGTCTGCTTTCTCCGGACTGACAGAGGCTGTTCGGAATTTATGCAGGTGTCCTGAACAAAAGCAGGACGGGCTTATACCAGTCCTCGTGGAAAGTGACCGATTAAAATAATACACATAAACAAAAAGGTAGAAGTCACCTCTCTGAAGCAGGTGACTTCTACCTTTTTGATTGAAAAATCCTCTTCCGGCGATCTTTTCTAAAGGGACGGCAGTTTTTAAAGAGATTCTGCCCTTTAATCAGCAAACGTATGCTTTCCGATAGTGAATTTCACCGGTCGGGTGAAGATCCATTCGGAAGTGGCTGTCTGGGCGTTATAATAGTACATCGCCCCCTGGGAAGGATCCCATCCTTTCCAGGCTTCTGCTACAGCCTGATAGGCCGTTTCGTCTGGCTCAAGATAAAACTGTCCATCGGCTACAGCTGTGAACTGCCTCTGCTGAAGCACGACCTCGCTTATTGTAGATGGGAATTCGGAAGACTGTACCCGGTTTTTAATAACTCCGGCTACAGCTACCTGACCTTCAAACGGTTCTCCGCGGGCCTCCCCATGCACAGCCTTGGCCGCCGTTTTCACTTCAGTCAACTTATTGGCCGTAGCAGGGCCGGCCATTCCGTCTACGCCGAGGTTAAAATCGGATTGGAAATTACGGACAGCCTGGTCGGTAAGCGGACCGAAGTAGCCGGTCGCTTCACTATGTAAATAACCCATTTGAATCAGCTGCTCTTGAAGTTCTGTTACTTCAGCTCCACGGCTTTCCTGCTGGAGGGCAGCTTCAGCTGTCTGCGCTGAAAAAGAGAAAAAGATAAGAACAGCAAGCAGGGAAGTTACGGGAAACATAAGAAAACGAATATTCATATAAGTGTCACCTCCTTTTCCATATTTTATAATGATTTCATCATGCTTGAAACGAACTTCTTTCTTTTCAGGAATAAAGTTGTGAAAATTCACATAACTGATGCTTGGGATATAAGTCTTTTCTATCGAAGATCGGCGGAGGTTCTTTGCTTTTATTTTAAAAGCTTTGTCAGCGTTCCTGGTTCTTCGTATAAGGCTGCCTTGAAAATAAAGCAGATAAGCGATAAACGTGCGCTTTCGTTTCCATGGGGACGCTTTCCGGGCGGGCCTCAGCTAATCCCGTCCTCCCTTCCGTCGGGCGGAGCGGGGGCTCGCCCTTCATCGCCCTGGAGTCGTCCCATGTCCTCTCCAGCTTACGGTAAAAAGACAGACCAGGATCTGCCTTCTAATAACGAAGATTCCGTTTGATCATCATTTATTCCTCCTGGATAAAGGGAAATCTCCTCCACGGCATGCCGAAGCGAAGTTTTATTATTTATATATACAAGAGCTTTAACAGAGCTTAACCTGAAGCTGTTCCAGGCAGCGTGGCAGTAAATGAAGAAGAGACCCCGCCATTTGGCAAAGGTCTCCTCTTACTGCATTCATTTTGTTTAAAGTCTGTGCAGTTACGGCTCTAAAATAAGTTTTCCGCTCGTGCGGCGGTTTTCCATATCTTCGTGGAGCCGAGCAGCTTCTTTCAGTGGATAAACGCCGCCTATTTCAAACGTCAATTCCTTCCTGGCAGCAAGTGAAACAAGCTCCTGAAGGCTCTGCTGGAACAGTTCCGGTTTTGCCATCATCTGAGGGAGGAAGAAACCGATAACCGACTGGTTCTTTTCAAGAAGACGGAAAGGTTCCAGATTCGGCAGTTCTCCGCTTGCAGCACCGTAAACGACGAGACGTCCAAAGGGTGCGAGGCAGTCGAGCGTCTGGTCGAAAATTTTCCCACCGGCCATTTCGAGAGCGACATCTGCGCCGTGGCCTTCTGTCAATTCGAGAACTTCTTTTTCCCATCCGTCCTTCGTGTAGTCGACCACCTGATCGGCACCGAGAGAGAGGGCTAGTTCGCGTTTTTCCGGAGTGCTTGCTGTTGCGATAATATTGCCTGCGCCAAACCGTTTGGCAAGCTGGACGGCAAGTGTACCGACACCGCCGGCAGCGGCATGGATGAGAATTGATTCCCCTTTTTCCAATCTGCCCATAGTTTTAATAATGTGATAGGCACTTAAGCCTTGCAGCGGGAGAGCAGCAGCTTCATGGTCACTCAGCGTTTCAGGCACCGGAATCAGCGTCTGTGCATTGATGCGGACGTATTCCGCATATCCATTTTCTCCGACAAGCGCGACAACCCGGTCGCCCTGCTGAACGTTGGTTACTCCTTCCCCGAGTTCGACGACTTCTCCAACGACTTCGGAACCGGGAATAAACGGGAGGGGAGTATCTACGACGTAGTGATTCTGCCTGCGCATTGTATCTGCATAATTGGCTCCGACCGCGCTCACTTTTACGACGACTTCTCCCTGATGCGGCTTCGGAGTTTCGATTTCTTCATAAGTTAAGACTTCGGGACCTCCGAATGAATGAATCTGTACTGCTTTCATGGAAATACCTCCTTGAAGTAATAGCCTGTTTTCCCGTTCATCCTAACACAGAGAATTGTTATTCTGCCGGTAATATGCACACAGATTGTGAAGAAAGCCTCCCGTTTTATCCTTCGTGGTGTGCCTGCCCTTCCGGACGGAAGCAGAATTTAAAGTGGTTTTTATTCCATTCTTTCGATTATTTTAAGAAGAAAGGGAAGCGCCAGAAATATACTGATAACACGGATAATCTGCAGACTGGCGACGAGTGTGGGAGCCAGTCCGAGAGCGTAGGCAGTAGCTGACATTTCAGCTGCTCCTGCAGGTATGATACTAAGCAGACTGACAGCGTAGGACGTGTCCGTGAACAAGTAGAATACTCCAGCTGAAACAAACCCTAAAAGTAAAAACAGAAAGATGATTTTTGCACTGATAAAACCACTCTGACGCAGTCTCAAAAAAGTTTCTCTGTCAAAACGGACGCCTACCATCACGCCGATCAGTCCCTGACCAATTGCGCCTGCATAAGCAGGGGCTTCCTGAATCTCAAAAATAAACTCTCCAAGAAAAAAGCCGATTAAAATCGAATAAAGCAGAGCGCCGGCAGGGATCGTCAAAATATTATTCAAAAGAATGGCTGCACCAATTACAATAGTAAAAATCAGAAGATGTTCTCCAGTCAAAATGGCAGAAGAATTATCTGCAGGAACACTTACCGGATCTTTCCAAAGAGAGGCAGCTAAAGGAATAAGAAGCACAAAAAAAGTAATTCGTGCCGTGTGAAAGGCAGCTACAATTCTGCTGTCCGCTCCATAATCCCCGCTCAAGCTGATTATTTCTGAAGCACCACCTGGGATACAGCAGAAAAAAGCTGTGCGTTTCCCGAGGGAAGGCGCCCATCTGTATAAAAGACGAGCCAATAAAAAACTTCCGAGGAAGGTAAGCAGAAGGACAGCGAAAAGAGGAAGGAAATATGTTCCGAGTATGCCGAAGAGGGAACGGTCCATCATAATTCCGATATTGGCTCCTACAAGCGTTAATGCCAGCTTGAAAGGAAGGCCGTCATAGTGAACATCAGAACGGGACAGTCCATAGATAATTCCAAACAGCAGAGAACCGAGGAGCCACCCGGCAGGTATATGCAGCTGGTCAAACAAAAATCCACAGCACAGTCCAATTACAGCAACAGAGACTCCCCGTACCATCAGCAGCCCCCTCCTTTTCTGATTCTAATTTGGTTTTAAGATCACATTCACTCAGCTGAAATCTGTATAAAAAGCGCTTCAGGAGCTCTTTTTCTTCCCTTTAGAAAAAGCTCTGTTAAAGCTGTTGTTGATATATATATAAGAAAGCTTCGCTTCGGCATGCCGTGGAGGAGATTTCCGGGTGGGCTTTGCCCTGCGGGATCTTCCAGTCTCCTTCTTCCACGGGCATGTTTCCGCTTCGTTGTAATTTTCCAATACAGAAAGCCTGCTGGTTGAAACAAGAAGGTACGAAGGTAGAAACCAGTGCCAAGGCGTTCTTTCAAGAGACCCTCATGCAGGATCGCTGCACCATGAGGCATGAAAATGGCCTTCTATAGGAAAGGAACGTCTCATCTATACAGGTGGTATGAATGATTATTAAGATAGGATTTTCTTTATTAGAAGGCAGATGCTGCTCTGTCTTTTTACCGTAAGCTGGAGTGGAGGTGTGGCGACTCCAGGGCGATGAAGGATGAGCCCCCACTCCGCCCGACGGAAG is a window from the Alkalicoccus halolimnae genome containing:
- a CDS encoding gluconokinase, producing the protein MRELVIGLDIGTTSVKAVVFETKGAIVAEAEEYIETIHPKSGWSEQKPEAIEQAAVLSLAKAVQKADIQEGEWTAVGISAAMHSLICLDESGNPLSNAIIWSDGRASDEAESLRKNGGDQVYQNTGTPIHPMTPLTKLMWMKNTGYEPYEQAASFVSIKEYITRKWFGETYIDYAMASATGMFNIHSFEWDEKALKLAGIDRSRLGTISGPETVLHGMNEAKALAAGIPQDLPFVLGAADGQLANLGEGAIEPGEAAVSAGTSGAIRQFMKGTRVSKDMSTFSYAFSKDLSIVGGPTNNGGIVIQWLKDLFKFEGSHEEFLALAEETEPGAQGLLFFPYINGERAPLWDQRAKGNFSGVQLEHKQPEFVRAVLEGITFNLYQIGRSLDEAAGETTKICVNGGLARSKIWVQILADVFGRDIHLSESHHGAAWGAAWTALVATGRASSYEEIKNYLPKSEIVPANEERHRQYKKIYARYEKIGRDIVNHF
- a CDS encoding cell wall hydrolase, which encodes MNIRFLMFPVTSLLAVLIFFSFSAQTAEAALQQESRGAEVTELQEQLIQMGYLHSEATGYFGPLTDQAVRNFQSDFNLGVDGMAGPATANKLTEVKTAAKAVHGEARGEPFEGQVAVAGVIKNRVQSSEFPSTISEVVLQQRQFTAVADGQFYLEPDETAYQAVAEAWKGWDPSQGAMYYYNAQTATSEWIFTRPVKFTIGKHTFAD
- a CDS encoding quinone oxidoreductase family protein, encoding MKAVQIHSFGGPEVLTYEEIETPKPHQGEVVVKVSAVGANYADTMRRQNHYVVDTPLPFIPGSEVVGEVVELGEGVTNVQQGDRVVALVGENGYAEYVRINAQTLIPVPETLSDHEAAALPLQGLSAYHIIKTMGRLEKGESILIHAAAGGVGTLAVQLAKRFGAGNIIATASTPEKRELALSLGADQVVDYTKDGWEKEVLELTEGHGADVALEMAGGKIFDQTLDCLAPFGRLVVYGAASGELPNLEPFRLLEKNQSVIGFFLPQMMAKPELFQQSLQELVSLAARKELTFEIGGVYPLKEAARLHEDMENRRTSGKLILEP
- a CDS encoding AbrB family transcriptional regulator — translated: MVRGVSVAVIGLCCGFLFDQLHIPAGWLLGSLLFGIIYGLSRSDVHYDGLPFKLALTLVGANIGIMMDRSLFGILGTYFLPLFAVLLLTFLGSFLLARLLYRWAPSLGKRTAFFCCIPGGASEIISLSGDYGADSRIVAAFHTARITFFVLLIPLAASLWKDPVSVPADNSSAILTGEHLLIFTIVIGAAILLNNILTIPAGALLYSILIGFFLGEFIFEIQEAPAYAGAIGQGLIGVMVGVRFDRETFLRLRQSGFISAKIIFLFLLLGFVSAGVFYLFTDTSYAVSLLSIIPAGAAEMSATAYALGLAPTLVASLQIIRVISIFLALPFLLKIIERME